Proteins co-encoded in one Chaetodon auriga isolate fChaAug3 chromosome 9, fChaAug3.hap1, whole genome shotgun sequence genomic window:
- the sybl1 gene encoding vesicle-associated membrane protein 7: protein MAILFAVVARGTTILAKHAWCGGNFLEVTEQILAKIPSENNKLTYSHGSYLFHYICHDRIIYLCITDDDFERSRAFSFLSEVKKRFQTTYGSRAQTALPYAMNSEFSSTLAAQMKHHSDPRGSDRLTETQMQVDDLKGIMVRNIDLVAQRGEKLELLIDKTENLVDSSVTFKTTSRNLARAMCMKNLKLTVVIVLVCLVVLYIIVSAACGGLSWPSCVHK from the exons atggcaatcCTGTTTGCCGTGGTGGCTCGTGGAACCACCATCCTGGCAAAGCATGCGTGGTGTGGCGGCAACTTCCTGGAAGTGACTGAACAGATTCTAGCCAAAATCCCCTCAGAGAATAACAAATTGACCTACAGCCACGGCAG CTATCTCTTTCATTACATCTGCCATGACAGAATCATTTACCTGTGTATCACAGATGAT GACTTTGAGAGGTCGCGTGCGTTCAGCTTCCTCAGTGAAGTCAAGAAGCGCTTCCAGACAACATACGGGTCGCGAGCACAAACAGCCCTACCTTACGCCATGAACAGTGAGTTCTCCTCAACACTGGCAGCTCAGATG AAACACCACTCAGACCCACGAGGATCAGATCGTCTCACTGAGACTCAGATGCAAGTGGATGACCTGAAGGGTATTATGGTCCGCAACATAG ACTTGGTAGCTCAGAGGGGAGAAAAGCTGGAGTTGCTGATTGACAAGACAGAAAATCTAGTTGATTCA TCGGTCACATTTAAGACCACAAGTCGTAACCTGGCACGAGCCATGTGTATGAAGAACCTCAAGCTGACTGTTGTCATTGTGCTGGTGTGCCTG GTGGTCCTTTACAttattgtttctgctgcctgtgGAGGCCTCAGCTGGCCCTCTTGTGTCCATAAATGA
- the polr1d gene encoding DNA-directed RNA polymerases I and III subunit RPAC2 — protein MAGEGEKKPVLEMIQADGADEGCVTFVLHDEDHTLGNSLRYMIMKSTDVEFCGYTITHPSESKINFRIQTRGGLPATEPLRRGLNELNDVCQHVLNTFQARVDEFKERQEQPME, from the exons ATGGCCGGGGAAGGCGAAAAGAAACCAGTGCTGGAGATG ATCCAGGCTGATGGGGCTGATGAGGGCTGTGTGACATTTGTGCTCCATGATGAAGACCATACTTTGGGCAACTCCCTCAGATATATGATCATGAAGAG taCGGACGTGGAGTTTTGTGGCTACACCATCACCCATCCGTCTGAGAGCAAGATCAACTTTCGCATTCAGACACGAG GGGGGCTTCCAGCCACAGAGCCACTGCGGAGGGGCCTGAATGAGCTCAATGATGTTTGTCAGCATGTTCTCAACACTTTTCAG GCGAGAGTTGATGAGTTCAAGGAGAGGCAGGAGCAGCCTATGGAATGA